From Aedes albopictus strain Foshan chromosome 1, AalbF5, whole genome shotgun sequence, one genomic window encodes:
- the LOC134285329 gene encoding uncharacterized protein K02A2.6-like: MVADLEDVSVYLDDIILASNSLEEHLQQLERLLARIEEYGFHLKIEKSNFFMQQIQYLGLIVDDQGIRPDPEKIKAIVNMPAPHDVPSLRSFLGAVNYYGKFVRAIHDLRQPMDALLKKDVKWNWSPACQNAFEEFKRILQSDLLLTHYNSNLEMIVAADASQHGIGAVLLHRFPDGSVKAVCHASRTLTDAERNYAQGEKEGLALIFACTKFHRMVFGRHFILQTDHKPLFGIFGSKKGIPVHTANRLQRWALTLLQYDFKIEFQKTESFGYADLLSRLIGQHSKPDEDYVIASLQMEADIRSIQTEVVSVLPITSQLILQESKKDVTFQAVLKQVRDNWPSSKHSNEVASFYRRREALCEADGYLMFMDRIVIPKSLQSPVLKQLHVGHPGMQRMKSLARSFVFWPNMDADIEDYVRRCSNCAAASKAPVKTTLSSWPIPAMPWSRLHVDYAGPIKGKMFLVIVDAYSKWPEIFATSNSTATMTIKKLKECVSRFGCPLTITDNGTQFCSEAFSKFCQQHGIDHVKTPPFHPQSNGQAERFVDTLKRALLKIGGEDVEDALQIFLQTYRCTPNPSLPDNRSPAEVLLGRKTRTVFDLMKPPISQPTQINERQNVQFNKQYGAKHRSFEAGDTVYAEIHIRNERYWAKGIVIEQKGSVVYNVFLQDEKRQGLIRSHTNQLRKRKPDGKCEASAEQPLPLQVLLEEFSCPDHVPTEDIENPGNSQLDIPVNEPGSSRGNTCPEQMKSNSIDGSSEVCRSQDRVQSRKRTLPFREPSGRKRRLPSHFEYYEIF; the protein is encoded by the coding sequence ATGGTAGCAGATTTGGAGGACGTAAGCGTTTATCTTGACGACATCATTTTGGCAAGCAATTCTCTGGAAGAACATCTTCAGCAGCTGGAACGGTTACTGGCTCGCATCGAAGAATACGGATTTCACCTCAAAATCGAAAAAAGCAACTTCTTCATGCAGCAGATTCAGTACCTCGGATTGATTGTAGATGaccaaggaattcgtccagatccAGAAAAGATCAAGGCCATCGTCAATATGCCAGCCCCGCACGATGTACCAAGTCTACGTTCGTTTCTGGGAGCAGTAAATTATTACGGCAAGTTTGTACGAGCAATACACGATCTTCGTCAACCAATGGATGCTTTGTTGAAAAAGGACGTCAAATGGAACTGGAGCCCAGCTTGTCAGAACGCTTTCGAAGAGTTCAAGAGGATTCTACAATCAGACCTCCTACTGACGCATTACAACTCAAACTTGGAGATGATAGTAGCAGCCGACGCATCGCAACATGGTATAGGAGCAGTCCTGCTTCACCGATTTCCAGATGGTTCTGTCAAGGCTGTATGTCACGCTTCCCGTACATTGACTGACGCTGAAAGGAATTACGCTCAAGGAGAAAAGGAAGGATTAGCACTGATATTTGCCTGCACCAAGTTTCATCGAATGGTATTTGGAAGACATTTCATTCTGCAAACGGACCACAAACCACTTTTTGGGATATTCGGATCGAAGAAAGGCATACCAGTGCATACTGCCAACAGACTACAGCGTTGGGCACTGACACTGCTGCAGTATGATTTCAAGATCGAATTCCAGAAGACTGAAAGTTTTGGATACGCTGATTTGCTCTCTCGCTTGATTGGACAACATTCCAAGCCCGATGAAGATTATGTGATTGCCAGTTTGCAAATGGAAGCAGATATTCGCAGTATTCAAACTGAAGTCGTATCCGTTCTACCAATCACTAGTCAATTGATCTTGCAAGAATCAAAAAAGGATGTCACGTTTCAAGCAGTCCTCAAACAAGTTCGAGATAATTGGCCTTCCTCAAAGCACTCCAATGAAGTTGCATCGTTCTACAGAAGACGTGAAGCGCTGTGTGAAGCGGATGGATACCTgatgttcatggatcgaatcgtCATTCCGAAGTCATTGCAATCACCTGTTCTCAAGCAGTTACATGTTGGTCATCCTGGAATGCAAAGAATGAAATCTCTGGCAAGAAGTTTTGTGTTTTGGCCAAATATGGATGCAGATATTGAAGACTATGTCCGGAGATGTTCGAACTGTGCAGCAGCATCAAAAGCTCCCGTGAAAACAACTCTTTCATCGTGGCCAATTCCGGCCATGCCCTGGTCTCGTCTTCATGTGGATTATGCTGGACCAATCAAAGGAAAAATGTTCCTCGTCATCGTGGACGCGTATTCAAAATGgccagaaatttttgcaaccaGTAACTCGACCGCAACAATGACGATCAAGAAGCTGAAGGAATGTGTCTCCCGATTTGGATGTCCATTGACCATAACGGATAACGGTACCCAGTTTTGCTCTGAAGCATTCAGCAAGTTTTGCCAGCAGCACGGAATCGATCACGTGAAAACTCCACCCTTCCACCCACAATCTAATGGTCAAGCCGAGCGATTTGTGGATACACTAAAGAGAGCGCTTTTGAAGATAGGCGGAGAAGACGTTGAAGATGCACTGCAGATTTTCCTTCAGACCTATCGCTGTACCCCTAATCCATCCTTACCGGATAACCGATCACCAGCTGAGGTCCTGTTGGGCAGAAAAACCCGAACTGTTTTTGATCTGATGAAGCCGCCGATTTCACAACCAACGCAAATTAATGAAAGGCAGAATGTTCAGTTCAACAAACAGTATGGAGCGAAACATCGATCGTTTGAAGCTGGGGATAcagtttatgctgaaattcatATTCGGAACGAGCGCTATTGGGCCAAAGGTATCGTTATTGAGCAGAAAGGAAGTGTGGTCTACAATGTTTTTCTACAAGACGAAAAACGACAAGGTTTGATAAGATCACACACTAACCAATTACGGAAACGCAAACCGGACGGAAAATGTGAAGCTTCAGCTGAGCAGCCTCTACCGTTACAAGTTCTGTTGGAGGAATTTAGCTGTCCGGATCATGTTCCAACTGAAGATATTGAAAATCCTGGGAACTCTCAACTGGATATTCCCGTAAACGAGCCCGGAAGTTCAAGAGGTAATACGTGTCCTGAACAGATGAAATCAAATTCTATCGACGGATCATCGGAGGTTTGTCGTAGTCAGGATCGGGTTCAATCAAGAAAACGAACTCTACCTTTTCGGGAACCTTCAGGCAGGAAGCGGAGACTTCCTTCACATTTTGAGTACTacgagattttctaa